A genomic segment from Micromonospora echinaurantiaca encodes:
- the eccCa gene encoding type VII secretion protein EccCa has translation MSTVVFRRLPRQPGPALPRGELLLESPPELPEPTPRGMGQLLMILPMVCGVGAMAFLYAGRGGGMMTYVAGGLFGVSMLGMAIGSLSHGNNDKAELNADRRDYMRYLAQMRKRTRRAAEQQRAAMAWRHPEPDALWSIASSRRLWERRITEDDFGETRIATGPQRLAVEIVPPETKPVEDLEPMSAIALRRFVRAHSTVPDLPTALSLRAFSRVVLRGEREPVLDLTRAALGQLATFHAPDDLVIAVVAAVDRQAAWDWVKWLPHTQHSSRTDAAGARRMVFAHLAEAEEALAAELTGRPRFAPEAKPLTTMPHVVVVIDGGEVSPTCQLMGPGLLGATVIDLSGTVPREAGRWLLCLDAGDGSSLDLVRGTSTSRLGRPDRLSAAAAEGLARQIAPYRLSQQQASSDEPLARSMELPDLLGVGDAAAVDVQQTWRPRGHRDRLRIPLGVGPDGNVVELDFKESAHEGMGPHGLVIGATGSGKSELLRTVVAALAVTHSSEELNFVLVDFKGGATFASLEALPHTSAVITNLADELPLVDRMRDALAGEMNRRQEVLRAAGNYVSRFDYEKARAAGEPLEPMPSLLIICDEFSELLAAKPDFIDLFVMIGRLGRSLGVHLLLASQRLEEGKLRGLDTHLSYRIGLRTFSAVESRIVLGVPDAYELPSAPGHGYLKTDTSTMLRFRAAYVSGPYRAPGEQASASQAMVQRRIVPYGVHFVPVRQPQVPVEATPEPEQPADGKAVAMLDVLIDRLKGRGKPAHQVWLPPLAEPPSLGELLPPLKADPTYGLCTATWQGRGRLTVPVGVVDRPYEQRRDPMMVELAGAGGNVVIVGASLSGKSTMLRSMLASLALTHTPREVQFFCLDFGGGALRSLEGLPHMSGVAGRRDTEAVRRTVAEVVAIIDDREARFAQHGIDSVASYRRRRAAGEFADDPFGDVFLVVDGWNTLRQEYEELEQTITNLANRGLGFGVHVVVTAVRWAEIRINMRDLLGTKLELRLGDAAESEIDRRAAMNVPEKTPGRGLTRDKLHFLAAISRIDGRRDVDDLTEASAALAAHVAANWPGRPAPKVRLLPRKLPVAELARVADRSAPGLPIGVNESALAPVYLDLANEPHLTVFGDAECGKTNLLRLIARGITERYTPAEARLVIADYRRGLLGAVEGDHLLDYAPSNQAFAQGLGSIRSALSNRLPGPDVTTAQLRDRSWWKGPDLYILVDDYDLVASGGSNPLSALHELLPQARDIGLHLIITRRVGGVARALYEPVLQRLRELDSPGLLMSGNREEGAVFGTLRPSPQPPGRGTLVRRRDGQQLIQTAWSEPV, from the coding sequence GTGAGCACGGTGGTGTTCCGCCGGCTCCCGCGTCAGCCGGGACCGGCCCTACCGCGTGGTGAGCTGCTGCTGGAGTCCCCACCGGAGCTACCGGAGCCGACGCCCCGCGGGATGGGGCAGCTGCTGATGATCCTGCCGATGGTCTGTGGCGTGGGCGCGATGGCGTTCCTCTACGCCGGCCGCGGCGGCGGGATGATGACGTACGTCGCCGGTGGGCTCTTCGGCGTCTCGATGCTGGGCATGGCGATCGGCTCCCTCAGCCACGGCAACAACGACAAGGCCGAGCTGAACGCCGACCGGCGCGACTACATGCGCTACCTGGCCCAGATGCGCAAGCGCACCCGGCGCGCGGCCGAGCAGCAGCGGGCCGCGATGGCCTGGCGGCACCCGGAGCCGGACGCGCTCTGGTCGATCGCCTCGTCCCGCCGGCTGTGGGAGCGCCGGATCACCGAGGACGACTTCGGCGAGACCCGGATCGCCACCGGCCCGCAGCGGCTCGCGGTGGAGATCGTGCCGCCGGAGACGAAGCCGGTCGAGGACCTGGAGCCGATGAGCGCGATCGCGCTGCGTCGCTTCGTCCGCGCCCACTCGACCGTGCCGGACCTGCCGACCGCGCTGTCGCTGCGCGCGTTCAGCCGGGTGGTGCTGCGCGGGGAGCGGGAGCCGGTGCTCGACCTGACCCGGGCCGCGCTCGGTCAGCTGGCCACCTTCCACGCCCCGGACGACCTGGTCATCGCGGTGGTCGCCGCGGTGGACCGGCAGGCCGCCTGGGACTGGGTGAAGTGGCTGCCGCACACCCAGCACAGCTCCCGCACCGACGCGGCCGGCGCCCGCCGGATGGTCTTCGCCCACCTGGCGGAGGCGGAGGAGGCGCTCGCCGCCGAGCTGACCGGCCGGCCGCGCTTCGCCCCGGAGGCGAAGCCGCTGACCACCATGCCGCACGTGGTGGTGGTGATCGACGGTGGCGAGGTCTCGCCGACCTGCCAGCTGATGGGGCCGGGCCTGCTCGGCGCCACCGTGATCGACCTGTCCGGCACCGTGCCCCGGGAAGCCGGCCGCTGGCTGCTCTGCCTCGACGCGGGCGACGGCAGCTCGCTCGACCTGGTCCGCGGGACGTCCACGTCCCGGCTCGGCCGGCCGGACCGGCTCAGCGCCGCGGCCGCCGAGGGGCTGGCCCGGCAGATCGCCCCCTACCGGCTCTCCCAGCAGCAGGCCAGCAGCGACGAGCCGCTGGCCCGCAGCATGGAGCTGCCCGACCTGCTCGGGGTGGGCGACGCCGCCGCGGTCGACGTGCAGCAGACCTGGCGGCCCCGCGGCCACCGGGACCGGCTGCGCATCCCGCTCGGCGTGGGCCCGGACGGCAACGTGGTCGAGCTGGACTTCAAGGAGTCCGCGCACGAGGGCATGGGCCCGCACGGCCTGGTCATCGGCGCGACCGGCTCCGGCAAGAGCGAGCTGCTGCGTACGGTGGTCGCCGCGCTGGCCGTGACGCACTCCTCCGAGGAGCTCAACTTCGTCCTGGTCGACTTCAAGGGTGGCGCCACCTTCGCGTCGCTGGAGGCGCTGCCGCACACCAGCGCCGTGATCACCAACCTGGCCGACGAGCTGCCGCTGGTCGACCGGATGCGGGACGCGCTGGCCGGTGAGATGAACCGCCGGCAGGAGGTGCTCCGGGCGGCCGGCAACTACGTCTCCCGCTTCGACTACGAGAAGGCGCGGGCGGCCGGCGAGCCGCTGGAGCCGATGCCCAGCCTGCTGATCATCTGTGACGAGTTCAGCGAGCTGCTCGCCGCCAAGCCCGACTTCATCGACCTCTTCGTGATGATCGGCCGGCTGGGCCGGTCGCTCGGCGTGCACCTGCTGCTGGCCTCGCAGCGCCTCGAGGAGGGCAAGCTGCGCGGCCTGGACACCCACCTGTCGTACCGGATCGGTCTGCGCACCTTCTCCGCCGTGGAGAGCCGGATCGTGCTCGGCGTGCCGGACGCGTACGAGCTGCCCAGCGCCCCGGGTCACGGCTACCTGAAGACCGACACCAGCACCATGCTGCGGTTCCGTGCCGCGTACGTGTCCGGGCCGTACCGGGCGCCCGGCGAGCAGGCGTCGGCGTCGCAGGCGATGGTGCAGCGCCGGATCGTGCCGTACGGGGTCCACTTCGTGCCGGTGCGGCAGCCCCAGGTGCCGGTGGAGGCCACGCCGGAGCCGGAGCAGCCGGCCGACGGCAAGGCCGTGGCCATGCTCGACGTGCTGATCGACCGGCTCAAGGGGCGGGGCAAGCCGGCGCACCAGGTCTGGCTGCCGCCGCTGGCCGAGCCGCCGAGCCTGGGCGAGCTGCTCCCACCGCTGAAGGCGGACCCGACGTACGGGCTGTGCACCGCCACCTGGCAGGGCCGGGGCCGGCTCACCGTGCCGGTCGGCGTGGTCGACCGGCCGTACGAGCAGCGGCGCGACCCGATGATGGTCGAGCTGGCCGGCGCGGGCGGCAACGTGGTGATCGTCGGCGCCTCGCTGAGCGGCAAGAGCACCATGCTGCGCTCGATGCTCGCCTCGCTGGCGCTCACCCACACGCCGCGCGAGGTGCAGTTCTTCTGCCTCGACTTCGGCGGCGGCGCGCTGCGCAGCCTGGAGGGGCTGCCGCACATGTCCGGGGTGGCCGGCCGGCGGGACACCGAGGCGGTCCGCCGGACGGTGGCCGAGGTGGTGGCCATCATCGACGACCGCGAGGCGCGCTTCGCCCAGCACGGCATCGACTCGGTGGCCAGCTACCGGCGGCGCCGGGCGGCCGGCGAGTTCGCCGACGACCCGTTCGGCGACGTCTTCCTCGTGGTGGACGGCTGGAACACGCTGCGCCAGGAGTACGAGGAGCTGGAGCAGACCATCACCAACCTGGCCAACCGCGGGCTCGGTTTCGGCGTACACGTGGTGGTCACCGCCGTGCGGTGGGCGGAGATCCGGATCAACATGCGCGACCTGCTCGGCACCAAGCTCGAGCTGCGGCTCGGCGACGCGGCCGAGTCGGAGATCGACCGCCGGGCGGCGATGAACGTCCCGGAGAAGACCCCGGGCCGCGGCCTGACCCGCGACAAGCTGCACTTCCTCGCCGCGATCTCGCGGATCGACGGACGCCGCGACGTCGACGACCTGACCGAGGCCTCGGCCGCCCTGGCCGCGCACGTGGCGGCCAACTGGCCCGGCCGCCCGGCGCCGAAGGTGCGGCTGCTGCCGCGCAAGCTGCCCGTCGCCGAGCTGGCCCGGGTGGCCGACCGGTCGGCGCCCGGCCTGCCGATCGGCGTCAACGAGTCGGCGCTCGCGCCGGTCTACCTCGACCTGGCCAACGAGCCGCACCTGACGGTCTTCGGCGACGCCGAGTGCGGCAAGACCAACCTGCTGCGGCTGATCGCCCGCGGCATCACCGAGCGGTACACCCCGGCCGAGGCCCGGCTGGTCATCGCCGACTACCGGCGCGGCCTGCTCGGCGCCGTGGAGGGCGACCACCTGCTCGACTACGCCCCGTCCAACCAGGCGTTCGCGCAGGGGCTGGGCTCGATCCGCAGCGCGCTGTCCAACCGGCTGCCCGGACCGGACGTCACCACCGCCCAGCTACGCGACCGCAGCTGGTGGAAGGGTCCGGACCTCTACATCCTGGTCGACGACTACGACCTGGTCGCCTCGGGCGGCAGCAACCCGCTCAGCGCGCTGCACGAGCTGCTGCCCCAGGCCCGCGACATCGGCCTGCACCTGATCATCACGCGGCGGGTCGGCGGGGTGGCCCGGGCGCTCTACGAGCCGGTGCTGCAACGCCTGCGCGAGCTGGACTCGCCCGGCCTGCTGATGTCCGGCAACCGGGAGGAGGGCGCGGTCTTCGGCACGCTGCGGCCGAGCCCGCAGCCGCCGGGCCGGGGCACCCTGGTGCGCCGCCGCGACGGCCAGCAGCTGATCCAGACCGCCTGGTCCGAGCCGGTCTGA
- a CDS encoding WXG100 family type VII secretion target, with the protein MAFEVEAATLHTAASDVRSTRSEVDGELKKLWNVVDDLAIAWKGGASAGFQQLMQRWNEDTAKLLTAMDNIADLLDKSGTTHQVNDEEQQQMLDKFHSALNP; encoded by the coding sequence ATGGCGTTCGAGGTCGAAGCAGCGACTCTGCATACCGCCGCGAGTGACGTGCGGTCCACGCGCAGCGAGGTCGACGGCGAGCTGAAGAAGCTGTGGAACGTGGTCGACGACCTGGCCATCGCCTGGAAGGGCGGGGCGTCCGCGGGCTTCCAGCAGCTGATGCAGCGCTGGAACGAAGACACGGCCAAGCTGCTGACGGCGATGGACAACATCGCCGACCTGCTCGACAAGTCGGGTACGACGCACCAGGTCAACGACGAAGAGCAGCAGCAGATGCTGGACAAGTTCCACTCTGCACTCAACCCGTGA
- a CDS encoding WXG100 family type VII secretion target produces the protein MSIKVDYAVLESSNQQMLAISRTIDEKLDTLRSMLSKLQWDGQDRAAYEQHQAQWDAAVRDINKILNDIGGAVGIARENYVNTEMSNAKVWG, from the coding sequence ATGAGCATCAAGGTTGATTACGCAGTCCTGGAGAGCAGCAACCAGCAGATGCTGGCCATCTCGCGGACCATCGACGAGAAGCTGGACACGCTGCGGTCGATGCTGAGCAAGCTCCAGTGGGACGGCCAGGACCGGGCCGCCTACGAGCAGCACCAGGCGCAGTGGGACGCCGCCGTCCGGGACATCAACAAGATCCTGAACGACATCGGTGGCGCGGTGGGCATCGCCCGCGAGAACTACGTCAACACCGAGATGAGCAACGCCAAGGTGTGGGGCTGA
- a CDS encoding S8 family serine peptidase — MNTELRLRPLWRSAVATLALAALAGSGALAAPEPARAADTVRGLQWYLDSLKIPQAHKVSKGRGVTVAVIDAGVDPNVPDLRGQVLPGKGFGADATADGRGTDDKISHGTGMAGLIAGRGGGTMRQLGIAPEAKILPISLGSRTDAAELAAGIRWAADNGADVISMSLGARGRPGADEQAAVRYALDKNVVLVASAGNREQGDTSVLNPASIPGVIAVTGLAKNGDFFSGSVAGPEAVLAAPMEQIITPRPTSVSSNGYSVGSGTSESAAIVAGVAALVRAKHPDLDAANVVNRLIRTARDEGPSGRDDEYGFGAVDPVAALSRPVPAVTAHPLLSGEGAPADASAGPAATGEEDDGPAVSISVTNKTGAVIQVALCLAVPLVVLIVVIVLVRRSRRRSAATPAGPPPGFPPPPGAAPQGFPAPPGAAPQGFPAPPGFTPPPGAPGAQQFGRAPGQPGGPYVPPQGAPTPGGYPPPPGPGGYPPPPGAAPGTAAWPPPGPAGPPPPPPGGHQQ; from the coding sequence ATGAACACGGAGCTGCGTCTCCGCCCACTGTGGAGGTCCGCCGTCGCCACGTTGGCGCTGGCCGCGCTGGCCGGGTCGGGAGCGCTCGCGGCGCCGGAACCGGCGCGCGCCGCCGACACCGTACGCGGCCTCCAGTGGTACCTCGACAGCCTGAAGATCCCGCAGGCCCACAAGGTCAGCAAGGGCCGCGGCGTGACCGTGGCCGTGATCGACGCCGGCGTCGACCCGAACGTCCCCGACCTGCGCGGCCAGGTGTTGCCCGGCAAGGGTTTCGGCGCCGACGCGACCGCCGACGGGCGGGGCACCGATGACAAGATCAGCCATGGCACGGGCATGGCGGGCCTGATCGCCGGCCGGGGCGGCGGCACCATGCGCCAGCTCGGCATCGCCCCGGAGGCGAAGATCCTGCCGATCTCGCTCGGCAGCCGGACCGACGCGGCGGAACTGGCCGCCGGCATCCGCTGGGCCGCCGACAACGGCGCCGACGTGATCAGCATGTCGCTCGGCGCCCGCGGCCGGCCGGGCGCGGACGAGCAGGCCGCCGTCCGCTACGCCCTAGACAAGAACGTGGTGCTGGTCGCCTCGGCGGGTAACCGCGAGCAGGGCGACACCAGCGTCCTGAACCCGGCCAGCATCCCCGGTGTCATCGCCGTGACCGGGCTGGCCAAGAACGGCGACTTCTTCAGCGGCAGCGTCGCCGGGCCGGAGGCCGTGCTGGCCGCGCCGATGGAGCAGATCATCACGCCGCGGCCGACGTCGGTCTCGTCCAACGGCTACAGCGTCGGCAGCGGCACCAGCGAGTCGGCCGCGATCGTGGCCGGCGTGGCGGCCCTGGTCCGGGCGAAGCACCCCGACCTCGACGCCGCCAACGTGGTGAACCGGCTGATCCGCACCGCCCGCGACGAGGGCCCGTCCGGCCGCGACGACGAGTACGGCTTCGGGGCCGTCGATCCGGTCGCCGCGCTGAGCCGCCCGGTGCCGGCCGTGACGGCGCACCCGCTGCTGTCCGGCGAGGGCGCCCCGGCGGACGCGTCGGCCGGGCCGGCCGCCACCGGCGAGGAGGACGACGGCCCGGCCGTCTCGATCAGCGTCACCAACAAGACCGGCGCGGTGATCCAGGTAGCGCTCTGCCTCGCCGTACCGCTGGTGGTGCTGATCGTGGTGATCGTGCTGGTGCGCCGGTCCCGGCGCCGCTCGGCCGCCACCCCGGCCGGGCCGCCGCCCGGCTTCCCACCACCGCCCGGCGCGGCGCCGCAGGGCTTCCCGGCACCACCCGGCGCGGCGCCGCAGGGCTTCCCTGCACCGCCCGGATTCACGCCACCGCCCGGCGCGCCCGGTGCCCAGCAGTTCGGCCGGGCGCCGGGGCAGCCCGGCGGTCCGTACGTGCCACCGCAGGGCGCACCGACGCCGGGCGGCTACCCGCCGCCCCCGGGGCCCGGTGGCTATCCTCCGCCGCCCGGAGCGGCGCCCGGCACCGCCGCCTGGCCGCCGCCGGGGCCGGCCGGGCCACCCCCGCCCCCGCCGGGCGGGCACCAGCAGTAA
- a CDS encoding WXG100 family type VII secretion target: MPSWEEMCKQIVIDGRPGDVASAALGWEQLLKNLRTVKESLETNVKDLGDAWKGPAYEAFKTHITGLAKRAGQLVEGAESQNGIVRSLNEAADKLTAAQRDFPIPASCVNDVLEARNGRLVIDTGFFEMKVKPDFLGFLDPITSLADWINDKSEEAAKVYNQVRGDYTTVDSRTPGESGPFTSTDPTVTTPDLGSGPGAGKTGGVPGLGGSPSTGGLGGSPSLSTSGMPDTGSPGIGSGAHPDLSGGYGSGGGGYPGSGSLADDYGSGLAGAGGGGAPGLGGGGFGGGLPATSGLGAGGGMGGGGAGLAGGGMIPGGGALGRPVAAGMPPMMGGGGAAGAGRGGGRGGRLAGGMAPAMGGGMAGGARGGGRAGAAGAAGAGARGAGVRGGGIAGMGGAGGAGYGEEEAPRNSWLEEDEDVWGADGDGTPGVLR, encoded by the coding sequence GTGCCGAGCTGGGAAGAGATGTGCAAGCAGATCGTCATCGACGGTCGGCCAGGCGACGTGGCCAGCGCCGCGCTCGGCTGGGAGCAGCTGCTGAAGAACCTGCGAACCGTCAAGGAGAGCCTGGAGACCAACGTCAAGGACCTGGGCGACGCGTGGAAGGGCCCGGCGTACGAGGCCTTCAAGACCCACATCACCGGGCTCGCCAAGCGGGCCGGTCAGCTCGTCGAGGGCGCGGAGAGCCAGAACGGCATCGTCCGGTCGCTGAACGAGGCCGCTGACAAGCTCACCGCCGCCCAGCGCGATTTTCCGATCCCGGCCAGCTGCGTCAACGACGTGCTGGAGGCCCGCAACGGCCGGCTGGTGATCGACACCGGGTTCTTCGAGATGAAGGTGAAGCCGGACTTCCTCGGCTTCCTGGACCCGATCACCTCGCTCGCCGACTGGATCAACGACAAGTCCGAGGAAGCGGCGAAGGTCTACAACCAGGTCAGGGGCGACTACACCACTGTCGACTCGCGCACCCCGGGTGAGTCCGGTCCGTTCACCTCGACCGACCCGACGGTCACCACGCCGGATCTGGGCAGCGGTCCCGGCGCCGGCAAGACCGGCGGTGTGCCGGGCCTCGGCGGTTCGCCGTCGACCGGCGGTCTCGGTGGCAGCCCGTCGCTGAGCACCAGCGGCATGCCGGACACCGGCTCCCCGGGGATCGGTTCCGGCGCGCACCCCGACCTCTCCGGCGGGTACGGCTCGGGCGGCGGCGGCTACCCCGGCTCCGGCAGCCTCGCCGACGACTACGGCAGCGGGCTGGCCGGTGCCGGTGGCGGCGGCGCTCCCGGCCTGGGCGGTGGCGGCTTCGGCGGCGGCCTGCCCGCCACGTCCGGCCTCGGCGCGGGCGGCGGAATGGGCGGCGGTGGCGCCGGCCTGGCCGGCGGCGGCATGATCCCGGGCGGCGGTGCCCTCGGCCGGCCGGTGGCGGCCGGCATGCCGCCGATGATGGGCGGCGGCGGCGCGGCCGGCGCCGGTCGGGGCGGTGGCCGCGGTGGGCGGCTCGCTGGCGGCATGGCCCCCGCCATGGGCGGCGGCATGGCCGGTGGCGCCCGCGGCGGCGGACGGGCCGGTGCCGCCGGCGCGGCCGGTGCCGGGGCGCGCGGTGCGGGCGTCCGGGGCGGCGGGATCGCCGGAATGGGCGGGGCCGGCGGTGCCGGTTACGGCGAGGAAGAGGCCCCGCGCAACAGTTGGCTGGAGGAGGACGAGGACGTCTGGGGCGCGGACGGCGACGGCACGCCCGGCGTGCTGCGCTGA
- the mycP gene encoding type VII secretion-associated serine protease mycosin: MRESFRPDGTAPVRSAGRAARALLSGAAAVLLATLVVPPAPAAAAPRCGPAGQAAPAELPWPLRRLEPSSAWRLSRGAGVTVAVIDSGVSAIHPVLRGQVRQGRDFNGLTQQQGQCDLAGHGTMVAGIIAGREGTGQPFSGIAPQARILPVRVLPDTRRTNDEALPGQIAQAIRWAVDNGADVLNLSLVTLPRPELADAIEYALDKKVVVVAAAGNRQEQQHDQPAYPAAYPGVIAVAGVDEQGGHVGSSVSGDYVDIAAPGLNIIGPAPGGDGYLAEPQGGTSFAAAYVSGAAALVRAAYPDLTPEQVAERLTRTADSPPDGHNAQLGYGVVNPYRAVASLLGTRSNPPAGALPAPPPADDPLGWQRTVAIWVAAIGALLATVLLAVKPILVRGRRRGWRPGRRPAGADPAATG; the protein is encoded by the coding sequence GTGCGCGAGAGCTTCCGACCGGATGGGACAGCGCCGGTCCGCAGTGCCGGGCGCGCGGCCCGCGCCCTCCTCAGTGGAGCGGCCGCGGTGCTGCTCGCCACCCTGGTCGTACCGCCGGCTCCGGCCGCCGCGGCGCCCCGCTGCGGCCCGGCCGGCCAGGCCGCCCCCGCCGAGCTGCCCTGGCCGTTGCGCCGGCTGGAGCCGTCGTCGGCCTGGCGGCTCTCCCGCGGCGCCGGCGTCACGGTCGCGGTGATCGACTCGGGCGTCTCGGCCATCCACCCCGTCCTCAGGGGACAGGTCCGCCAGGGCCGCGACTTCAACGGGCTGACGCAGCAGCAGGGTCAGTGCGACCTGGCCGGACACGGCACCATGGTGGCCGGCATCATCGCCGGCCGGGAGGGCACCGGGCAGCCGTTCAGCGGCATCGCGCCGCAGGCCCGGATCCTTCCGGTACGGGTGCTGCCGGACACCCGGCGCACCAACGACGAGGCCCTGCCCGGGCAGATCGCCCAGGCGATCCGGTGGGCGGTGGACAACGGCGCCGACGTGCTGAACCTGTCGCTGGTGACGCTGCCCCGGCCCGAACTCGCCGACGCCATCGAGTACGCGCTGGACAAGAAGGTGGTCGTGGTGGCGGCCGCCGGCAACCGGCAGGAGCAGCAGCACGACCAGCCGGCCTACCCAGCCGCGTATCCCGGGGTCATCGCGGTGGCCGGGGTGGACGAGCAGGGCGGGCACGTGGGCAGTTCGGTGAGCGGCGACTACGTCGACATCGCCGCCCCCGGGCTGAACATCATCGGGCCGGCGCCCGGCGGCGACGGATACCTCGCCGAGCCGCAGGGCGGCACCAGCTTCGCCGCCGCGTACGTCTCGGGAGCGGCCGCGCTGGTCCGCGCCGCCTACCCGGACCTGACCCCCGAGCAGGTCGCCGAGCGGCTGACCCGCACCGCGGACAGCCCGCCGGACGGCCACAACGCCCAGCTGGGGTACGGGGTGGTCAACCCGTACCGGGCGGTGGCGAGCCTGCTCGGCACCCGGAGCAACCCGCCGGCCGGCGCGCTGCCGGCGCCGCCGCCCGCCGACGATCCGCTCGGCTGGCAGCGCACCGTGGCGATCTGGGTCGCCGCGATCGGGGCGCTGCTGGCCACCGTGCTGCTCGCGGTGAAGCCGATCCTGGTCCGGGGCCGGCGTCGGGGCTGGCGCCCGGGCCGTCGCCCGGCCGGCGCCGACCCGGCCGCGACCGGCTGA
- a CDS encoding helix-turn-helix transcriptional regulator: protein MADMATTSGENGSNRNWTFLTNHGHVLLAIARNPTARLRDVADEVGVTERAAQAIVADLEAGGYLRRTRVGRRNEYTLNPAGRFRHPAENDRQVGALLALFTEEPVAGGANPS from the coding sequence ATGGCGGACATGGCGACGACGAGCGGCGAGAACGGGAGCAACCGGAACTGGACGTTCCTCACCAATCACGGGCACGTGCTGCTCGCCATCGCCCGCAATCCCACCGCCCGGCTGCGTGACGTCGCCGACGAGGTGGGCGTCACCGAACGGGCCGCCCAGGCGATCGTCGCCGACCTGGAGGCGGGCGGCTACCTGCGCCGCACCCGGGTGGGCCGGCGCAACGAGTACACCCTCAACCCGGCCGGCCGGTTCCGCCACCCCGCCGAGAACGATCGCCAGGTCGGCGCCCTGCTGGCGCTCTTCACCGAGGAACCGGTGGCCGGCGGCGCCAACCCGTCCTGA
- a CDS encoding carbonic anhydrase: MSRLGSPGAQPGPPRESTGPAVTSITPAQALAELSAGNRRFVTGIPRHPNQDAGHRAAVADGQHPFAVIVGCSDSRLAAEIIFDRGLGDLFVVRTAGHTTGPEVLGSVEYAVTVLGTPLVVVLGHDSCGAVQAAKTAAETDTSPAGHLRAVVDAMMPSLRRAEAAGVTDVDGIVDIHIAHTVEAMLGSSAVLAAEVAAGRCAVVGMSYRLAAGEVRTVTAAGDLPDPAADPTPAAA, from the coding sequence ATGAGCCGTCTCGGTTCGCCCGGCGCCCAGCCGGGTCCGCCACGGGAGTCGACGGGGCCGGCGGTCACGTCGATCACCCCGGCGCAGGCGCTGGCCGAGTTGTCCGCCGGCAACCGGAGATTCGTCACCGGAATCCCGCGCCATCCCAATCAGGACGCCGGGCACCGTGCCGCGGTCGCCGACGGGCAGCACCCGTTCGCGGTGATCGTGGGCTGCTCCGACTCCCGGCTGGCCGCCGAGATCATCTTCGACCGTGGTCTCGGTGACCTCTTCGTGGTCCGGACCGCCGGGCACACCACCGGCCCCGAGGTGCTCGGCAGCGTCGAGTACGCGGTGACCGTCCTCGGCACGCCGCTGGTGGTCGTGCTCGGGCACGACTCGTGCGGCGCGGTGCAGGCGGCGAAGACGGCGGCGGAGACGGACACCTCCCCGGCCGGTCACCTGCGGGCGGTGGTGGACGCCATGATGCCCAGCCTGCGCCGGGCCGAGGCCGCCGGGGTGACCGACGTGGACGGGATCGTCGACATCCACATCGCGCACACCGTCGAGGCGATGCTGGGCAGCTCGGCCGTACTGGCCGCCGAGGTGGCCGCCGGGCGCTGCGCGGTGGTCGGGATGTCGTACCGGCTGGCCGCCGGTGAGGTGCGGACGGTGACCGCCGCCGGCGACCTGCCCGACCCGGCGGCGGACCCGACCCCGGCCGCCGCCTGA
- a CDS encoding coiled-coil domain-containing protein, whose amino-acid sequence MTAPLRRWLTPVVAVFAALAVLAGPLPASAAPSTPKPSGHEDGDSKLITDVIESTNRNYSQAKSRLEKSKKRQLELALEVDRAQAELNALAPQVSQLATQSYRTGRIGAVALLLEANSPDTFVERATALDELNMVNAKKLAEINEVKTRAEQAKLALEAEIREQQKQTNLMAKNKRDAEKALALVGGLGFTGGLVSATSPVARIAPGRTADGDWKAESCSQNDPTTSGCITPRTLHMYKEVKRAGFNRFVGCYRPGGPWEHPKGRACDWSLQRSGFSPWHNKDTRMYGNNLAAFLIRNADRLGVYYVIWNRQIWFPATGWKSYSGPSNHTDHVHVSLL is encoded by the coding sequence GTGACGGCACCCCTACGCCGCTGGTTGACACCTGTGGTGGCCGTGTTCGCCGCCTTGGCCGTCCTTGCCGGGCCCCTCCCGGCGTCGGCCGCACCCAGCACCCCCAAGCCCTCGGGACACGAGGACGGCGACTCGAAGTTGATCACGGACGTGATCGAGTCGACCAACCGGAACTACTCCCAGGCGAAGTCCCGGCTGGAGAAGTCCAAGAAGCGCCAGCTGGAACTCGCGCTCGAGGTCGACCGGGCCCAGGCCGAGCTGAACGCACTCGCCCCGCAGGTCAGCCAGCTCGCCACCCAGTCGTACCGGACGGGACGCATCGGGGCCGTGGCCCTGCTGCTGGAGGCCAACAGCCCCGACACGTTCGTCGAGCGAGCCACCGCCCTGGACGAGCTGAACATGGTCAACGCCAAGAAGCTCGCCGAGATCAACGAGGTGAAGACCCGCGCCGAGCAGGCGAAGCTGGCGCTCGAGGCGGAGATCCGCGAGCAGCAGAAGCAGACCAACCTGATGGCCAAGAACAAGCGCGACGCGGAGAAGGCGCTGGCCCTGGTGGGTGGGTTGGGCTTCACCGGCGGCCTGGTGTCGGCCACCTCGCCGGTCGCCCGGATCGCCCCAGGCCGCACCGCCGACGGCGACTGGAAGGCCGAGTCGTGCAGCCAGAACGACCCGACCACCTCCGGCTGCATCACGCCCCGGACGCTGCACATGTACAAGGAGGTCAAGCGGGCCGGGTTCAACCGGTTCGTCGGCTGCTACCGCCCCGGTGGCCCCTGGGAGCACCCGAAGGGCCGGGCCTGCGACTGGTCGCTGCAGCGGAGCGGCTTCTCCCCCTGGCACAACAAGGACACCCGAATGTACGGCAACAACCTCGCCGCGTTCCTGATCCGGAACGCGGACCGGCTGGGCGTCTACTACGTGATCTGGAACCGGCAGATCTGGTTCCCGGCGACCGGCTGGAAGTCGTACAGCGGGCCGTCGAACCACACCGACCACGTGCACGTCTCGCTGCTGTAG